CTGGAGGGCCGCGACGTGATCTACATCGCTAGGGTCGAGAGCACGCATCCCGTCCGGATGGTCTCCGCCGTGGGCCGGCGCCTGCCCGCGCACTGCACCGGCGTCGGCAAGATGCTGCTCTCAGATCTCTCACCGGAGACGCTCGACGTGTTGTATCCCCCCAACAGCCCGCTCGCGACCATGACCCGCAACAGCAACTCCTCGGCCGCGCGACTCAAGTCGGCGTTGCGGGGGGTGCGGCAGGAGGGTCTGGCGTTCGACGAGTCCGAGTCCAGTGAGGATGTTCATTGCGTCGCCGCCGGCGTGCGCGACCACACCGGCACGATGGTCGCGGCCATGAGCATCTCGGTGCCGACGACGCGGTGGAACGCCGAGGCCCGCACCAACCTCACGCGACTCGTCCGCGACGGCGCCGGCCGGCTGTCCGAGAGTCTCGGCTACCGCCTGCCGGCCCCGTAGCGCGGTCCGGAGTCATGCCCGCAGGGACTCCGGGAGCAGGTCGCCGTGCGCCTTTGTCATCGCGTCGCACAGCGCCCAGATGTCGTCGACCCGCAGGGTCGCCGACGCGTTCGGGTCCATCATCACCGCCTGGCGGACCATCCTCGGGTCACCCTCCAGGGCGGCTCGGACGGTCAGCTCACCGACCGCGAGAAAGGCCTGGTTGAGCGCGGCGCACTGCGGCGGAAGAACGCCGACGCGGTGCGGGTGGATACCGAGGCTGTCGACAGTGCACGGCACCTCGACGGCGGCACCGCGAGGCAGGTTGCCGATCAGGTCGCGGTTGGGCACGTTGGCGTGGATGATGCGCGTCGACCCGGTGACCATCGAGTGGATGACCTGCGGGGCATACTCCGTGGCGCTGTGTTCAAGTGGCACGACTTCGCCCGCGGCGAGTGTCGCCCGCATCTGCTCGTACTCCGCGACGTTCTCCTCGCTGATGCCGATGTAGGCGTCGACGGGTATGCGCAGGCGCGCGATCTCCCGCTCGTCGTGCAGATACCACGGGACGTACTCCGAGGAGTGCTCGCTCGTCTCGGTGGGGTAGTAGCCCAGGCGGCGATACATGTCCACCCGCACGCGCCGGCGCAACTCGGGATCCGCCTCGATACGCTCGTCGAGTCGCCGGTACAGGTTCTCGCCCCGATGCTCCCAGCGCAGCAGCCACGCCTGGTGATTGACCCCCGCCGCCCGATAGTCCGTCTCTTCCAGCGGGACACCGACGAGATCACACAGCCCCGCAACCGTCCAGTACACGCTGTGGCACAGCCCGACCGCCTTCAGCGCGGGCGCCACCTCGGAGAGCCACCAGACGTTCATGGCCATGGGGTTGGTGTAGTTGAGCAGCCAGGCGTCCGGGCACACCGCCAGCATGTCCTCCGCGATGCCGCGCAGGACGGGGAACGTGCGCAGGGCCCGGAAGACGCCTCCCACGCCTAGCGTGTCGGCGATCGTCTGGCGGACCCCGAACGATGCCGGTATCTCGAAGTCGGTCCGGGTGGCGGCGATGCCACCGACCTGGATCATGTTGATGACGAACTGCGCCCCTTCGAGTGCCGTCCGTCGGTCGAGGGTCGCGGTGATCGAGGGATGGACACCGAGTTGCTCCGCGGCCTGCCGGGCGATGCCCGCCGCGGTCTCGAGGCGGGCGGCATCGATGTCGTGCAGCGCGATGCGGACGTCGGCCAGCTCCGGGAAGCTGAGTATGTCGGCGAGCAACTGGCGCGTGAAGACCACGCTTCCGGCGCCGACAAAGGCAATGGTCGTCATGTGGTTTCGTCCTGTCTACTTCGGAATCCGATTGTCGCCCGCGGCCTTCAGCCCTTCACCGCGCTGGACGTCAGTGACTGGATGAACGTCCGCTGCGTGGCCAGGAACGCGACCAGCACCGGAACAACAGCGATGAGGTTGCCGGCCATCACGGCCGACCACTGCGTCCGGTGTTGTCCCTGGAACGTCGCGAGGCCGAGTTGCAGCGTGTAGTTGTGGTCGTTGTTGATGGCGATCAGCGGCCACGCGAGGTCATTCCAGGTGGTCAGGAAGGTCAGGACCGCCACGGTGCCCAACGCCGGTCTCGCCAGGGGCACGACGACGAGCCATAGGGCCTTCAGACGGGAGCAGCCGTCGATCCAGGCAGCTTCCTCGATCTCCCGCGGAAGGGATAGGAAGAACTGCCGGAACAGGAACACCGCGAAGGGAGTGACCAGCGAGGGTACGATGAGCGCCCCGAGGGTATCGATCAGCCCCAACTTCTTCATGATGAGGAACGTCGGGATCATCGTTATCTGGAACGGGATGACCAAGGTACCGAGCATCAGCGTCAGCATCGTCTTCGATCCGCCGAACCGCAGCCGCGCGAAGGCGTAACCGGCGAGCACGCCGAAGACCAGGTTCCCGACCACGACGACGAGCGCCACGATGCTGGAGTTGAGGAACCAACGCGGAAAGAGCGCGTTGTTCAGCACGTACCGATAGCCGTCGAGGTGCAGCGAGTCGGGGATGATCGTCGGTGGGAACTTGTTGATCTGCGCGTTGGTCATGAACGAGCTCATGACCAGCCATGCCAGCGGCAGAGCGAACAGCAGCGCGACAGGGACGAGCACCAGATGCCACGGGCTGAACGGAAGCCATCTGCGACGCCGGGCGCCTTGCACCGTGGTCACGGTCGCCTCACCACCTCGTGATCGCGGCGTCGCGCGAAGCGAACACCGATGCTGAGCAGCAGCAGGCCGAAGGCCAGCACGTAGGCGGCCGCTGCGGCGTAGCCGGCGTTGAAGAATTCGAAAGCCTGCTGCCAGACGTAGAAGACCACGACGGTGGTCGACTCCAAGGGACCGCCCCGGGTCGTGACAAACACCAGGTCGAAGACCTGCAAGGCCTGCAGGGTCTCCCAGACCACGAGGAACACCGTGATCGGTCGCAGCGCGGGCCATACGACGTATCGGAACGTCGCCCACCTGCCCGCTCCGTCCAGGGCCGCCGCCTCGACCAGTTCGCTCTGGATGTCCTGCAACCCCGCGAGGTAGACCACGACGCAGAAGCCGACGCCGCTCCAGAGCCCGATGAGCACGAGCAGATACAGGGCCTGGTTCTTGTCGGCGAAGAAGCCCTGGGGTGGAATGTCGAACCAGTTCAGGACGGCGTTGGCCAGGCCGAAGTGCGAGTCGAAGATGAAGGAGAAAAGTACGCCCTGCGCGGTCGCCGAGATGACGAATGGCACGAAGACCAGTGTTCGATAGACGCCGATGAGCCGGATCTTGCGGTTGAGCAACAGAGCCAACCCGAGCCCGCCCACGATCGACAGTGGAACGAACAGGGCGGTGTAGATCAACGTGTGGCCGACCGCGGCGCGGAACGCGGGATCATGACTGAGGAGATCGTAGTTCTGCAGTCCCACCCACTCGGCCGGCGTGATCAGGTCGGACCTCTGCAACGACAGGATCAGCGACCATGCCATCGGCAGTATGCCGAGGCCGAGGATGACGACGCAGGCCGGGAGGATATAGGCCCAGGCGGTCCCCGCCTCGCCGAAGCTTCGCCTGGCGTGCGGTCGCCGCCGGCTCGGCGCCTCCCGGTCGACGACCGCCGCCCGAAGCTTGATGCCCACCCGAGTTCCTAACCGGCGGCAAGGGCAGCGTTGGCGGCCTGCACGGCCGTTTTGAGCGCTTCCTCGGGTGTCCCCTGGTTGAGGACCATCTTGGTGATGGCCTGGCCCAGGGGCTGCGAGATGCGTGGATAGTTGCGGATCGTCGGGCGGGTCCGCGCATAGCCGAGCGCGTTCGAGAAGACGTCAAGGCCGGCGGTGGACTGCAGGTGCTGCTTCCACTCGGCGGACTCGGAGGTGCTCTTGCGCAGCGGCAGGCTGCCGGCCTGGGTGGCCCATTGAATGTCCTGATCGGCGGCCGTGACGAACTGCAGGAACTCGACGGCGGCCTTGACCTTCGCCGATCCGTTGTCGAAAACCGTCCAGGTGTCCGGGCCGGCGATGGTGACCCGCTGTCCGTTGTAGCTCGGAAGCGGAACCACGCCATAGTCGACCTTCGCTTCGATGATGGCGGGTAGCTGCCATGGCCCGGTCGCGATCATGCCCATCTTGTTGCTGTTGAAGATCTGGTACATCGTCTCGCTGCCCGGCTTGGTATCCGGGTAGGCCGACTTGTCCGCACCCAGTTGCTGGATCGTCCGCAGGG
This genomic interval from Asanoa ferruginea contains the following:
- a CDS encoding alpha-glucosidase/alpha-galactosidase: MTTIAFVGAGSVVFTRQLLADILSFPELADVRIALHDIDAARLETAAGIARQAAEQLGVHPSITATLDRRTALEGAQFVINMIQVGGIAATRTDFEIPASFGVRQTIADTLGVGGVFRALRTFPVLRGIAEDMLAVCPDAWLLNYTNPMAMNVWWLSEVAPALKAVGLCHSVYWTVAGLCDLVGVPLEETDYRAAGVNHQAWLLRWEHRGENLYRRLDERIEADPELRRRVRVDMYRRLGYYPTETSEHSSEYVPWYLHDEREIARLRIPVDAYIGISEENVAEYEQMRATLAAGEVVPLEHSATEYAPQVIHSMVTGSTRIIHANVPNRDLIGNLPRGAAVEVPCTVDSLGIHPHRVGVLPPQCAALNQAFLAVGELTVRAALEGDPRMVRQAVMMDPNASATLRVDDIWALCDAMTKAHGDLLPESLRA
- a CDS encoding carbohydrate ABC transporter permease, which gives rise to MTTVQGARRRRWLPFSPWHLVLVPVALLFALPLAWLVMSSFMTNAQINKFPPTIIPDSLHLDGYRYVLNNALFPRWFLNSSIVALVVVVGNLVFGVLAGYAFARLRFGGSKTMLTLMLGTLVIPFQITMIPTFLIMKKLGLIDTLGALIVPSLVTPFAVFLFRQFFLSLPREIEEAAWIDGCSRLKALWLVVVPLARPALGTVAVLTFLTTWNDLAWPLIAINNDHNYTLQLGLATFQGQHRTQWSAVMAGNLIAVVPVLVAFLATQRTFIQSLTSSAVKG
- a CDS encoding carbohydrate ABC transporter permease, with the protein product MGIKLRAAVVDREAPSRRRPHARRSFGEAGTAWAYILPACVVILGLGILPMAWSLILSLQRSDLITPAEWVGLQNYDLLSHDPAFRAAVGHTLIYTALFVPLSIVGGLGLALLLNRKIRLIGVYRTLVFVPFVISATAQGVLFSFIFDSHFGLANAVLNWFDIPPQGFFADKNQALYLLVLIGLWSGVGFCVVVYLAGLQDIQSELVEAAALDGAGRWATFRYVVWPALRPITVFLVVWETLQALQVFDLVFVTTRGGPLESTTVVVFYVWQQAFEFFNAGYAAAAAYVLAFGLLLLSIGVRFARRRDHEVVRRP
- a CDS encoding IclR family transcriptional regulator, giving the protein MGRTVPAANRAFDILELFLQDPLLSASDVFTRLGLPRTTVHELLVTLVDRRYLVQVPGQPMRYRLGVRLFQLGSVFAEHVDLAREAHRVANDVAGACDETVHVAVLEGRDVIYIARVESTHPVRMVSAVGRRLPAHCTGVGKMLLSDLSPETLDVLYPPNSPLATMTRNSNSSAARLKSALRGVRQEGLAFDESESSEDVHCVAAGVRDHTGTMVAAMSISVPTTRWNAEARTNLTRLVRDGAGRLSESLGYRLPAP